One Mangifera indica cultivar Alphonso chromosome 4, CATAS_Mindica_2.1, whole genome shotgun sequence genomic region harbors:
- the LOC123213757 gene encoding 4-coumarate--CoA ligase-like 9 isoform X1, producing MASQQFFHSPSGFSSQTYIYHSPRPSVPLPPLTTPLSVTSYLFSLLNSHPPPPHAAALVDALTRRHILYSDFVLNIKTLAFFLKTKFNLSNNDTAFVLSRNSIHLPILYFSLFSIGVTVSPSNPANTKPEILRLIQLSKPVIAFATSDTADKIPSLKYGTVLLDSPVFESYVTTQVDERDLDSELDAVRVSQSDPAAILYSSGTTGMIKGVVLTQRNWIASLAGAHAVRTVRETPAVALCAVPFFHVYGFRYCVTALALGQSLVSMERFEFGIFMRTIEELRVSHVAVSPPIVLMMAEDRRSMDCYELSKLEGLACGGAPLTLSVIKKFKKRLPQVQLAQGYGLTESTGRIFGTIGPEECQVIGATGKLAPNCEAKIVDPDTGIAQPPGKPGELWLRGSLIMKGYIGDEEATANILDSEGWLRTGDLCYIDSEGFLFYVDRIKEMIKYRGYQVAPAELEHLLLSHPDIADAAVVPYPDELAGQVPVAFMVRKGGRNIDESQIMDFINKQVAPYKRIRQVNFINALPRNATGKVLRKELVKLAQSNPISKL from the exons ATGGCCAGCCAACAGTTCTTCCATTCCCCAAGTGGCTTCTCCTCCCAAACATACATCTACCACAGCCCCCGCCCCTCCGTTCCTCTTCCTCCTCTAACAACTCCTCTCTCCGTCACTTCCTACCTCTTCTCCCTCCTTAATTCCCATCCTCCGCCGCCACACGCCGCCGCCCTCGTTGACGCCCTCACTCGCCGCCATATTCTCTACTCTGACTTCGTCCTTAACATCAAAACCCTTGCCTTCTTTCTCAAAACCAAGTTCAACCTCTCCAACAACGACACCGCTTTTGTTCTCTCCCGCAATTCGATCCACTTACCCATTctttacttttctctcttttccatTGGTGTCACCGTCTCTCCTTCAAATCCCGCCAATACCAAACCGGAGATTCTCCGCCTAATTCAGCTTTCGAAACCGGTCATTGCGTTTGCCACGTCAGACACTGCTGATAAAATCCCTTCGCTTAAATACGGTACCGTTCTTCTCGACTCGCCCGTGTTTGAATCTTACGTGACGACCCAAGTGGATGAACGGGATTTGGATTCTGAGCTGGACGCGGTACGTGTTTCGCAGTCAGATCCGGCGGCGATTTTATACTCTTCGGGGACGACGGGGATGATCAAAGGGGTGGTTTTGACTCAACGGAACTGGATAGCTTCGTTGGCGGGAGCTCATGCGGTTCGTACAGTGAGGGAGACTCCCGCTGTTGCGCTGTGTGCGGTTCCATTTTTCCATGTCTACGGGTTTCGGTATTGCGTGACGGCGTTGGCGTTGGGGCAGAGTTTGGTGAGCATGGAAAGGTTTGAATTTGGAATTTTCATGAGAACCATCGAAGAGTTGAGAGTTAGCCACGTGGCAGTGTCCCCACCCATCGTTCTTATGATGGCTGAAGACCGTCGTTCGATGGACTGTTACGAGTTAAGCAAGCTTGAAGGTTTGGCCTGTGGTGGAGCCCCTCTGACGTTGAgcgttattaaaaaatttaaaaaacgtTTACCTCAAGTTCAGCTAGCTCAG GGATATGGGCTGACTGAATCAACTGGCCGAATTTTTGGAACGATTGGTCCAGAAGAATGCCAGGTAATCGGAGCAACAGGAAAGCTTGCACCGAATTGCGAAGCTAAAATTGTTGACCCTGATACAGGCATTGCTCAGCCTCCTGGAAAACCTGGAGAGCTTTGGCTCAGGGGATCATTAATTATGAAGG GTTATATTGGTGATGAAGAAGCAACTGCTAATATTCTGGATTCGGAGGGTTGGTTAAGAACTGGGGATCTTTGTTACATAGACAGTGAGGGATTTCTGTTTTATGTGGACAGGATAAAAGAGATGATCAAATACAGAGGGTACCAG GTTGCCCCTGCTGAACTGGAGCATCTGCTTCTATCTCATCCGGATATAGCCGATGCAGCTGTGGTCCC GTACCCAGATGAGCTAGCAGGTCAGGTACCAGTGGCTTTTATGGTGAGAAAAGGCGGAAGAAACATTGATGAATCACAAATCATGGATTTCATAAACAAACAG GTTGCTCCATACAAGAGAATCCGACAGGTTAATTTCATTAATGCTCTTCCCAGGAATGCGACAGGTAAGGTGCTGAGGAAGGAATTAGTCAAACTTGCACAATCAAATCCTATCTCTAAGTTgtga
- the LOC123213757 gene encoding 4-coumarate--CoA ligase-like 9 isoform X2 produces the protein MASQQFFHSPSGFSSQTYIYHSPRPSVPLPPLTTPLSVTSYLFSLLNSHPPPPHAAALVDALTRRHILYSDFVLNIKTLAFFLKTKFNLSNNDTAFVLSRNSIHLPILYFSLFSIGVTVSPSNPANTKPEILRLIQLSKPVIAFATSDTADKIPSLKYGTVLLDSPVFESYVTTQVDERDLDSELDAVRVSQSDPAAILYSSGTTGMIKGVVLTQRNWIASLAGAHAVRTVRETPAVALCAVPFFHVYGFRYCVTALALGQSLVSMERFEFGIFMRTIEELRVSHVAVSPPIVLMMAEDRRSMDCYELSKLEGLACGGAPLTLSVIKKFKKRLPQVQLAQGYGLTESTGRIFGTIGPEECQVIGATGKLAPNCEAKIVDPDTGIAQPPGKPGELWLRGSLIMKGYIGDEEATANILDSEGWLRTGDLCYIDSEGFLFYVDRIKEMIKYRGYQVAPAELEHLLLSHPDIADAAVVPYPDELAGQVPVAFMVRKGGRNIDESQIMDFINKQVAPYKRIRQVNFINALPRNATDVPSA, from the exons ATGGCCAGCCAACAGTTCTTCCATTCCCCAAGTGGCTTCTCCTCCCAAACATACATCTACCACAGCCCCCGCCCCTCCGTTCCTCTTCCTCCTCTAACAACTCCTCTCTCCGTCACTTCCTACCTCTTCTCCCTCCTTAATTCCCATCCTCCGCCGCCACACGCCGCCGCCCTCGTTGACGCCCTCACTCGCCGCCATATTCTCTACTCTGACTTCGTCCTTAACATCAAAACCCTTGCCTTCTTTCTCAAAACCAAGTTCAACCTCTCCAACAACGACACCGCTTTTGTTCTCTCCCGCAATTCGATCCACTTACCCATTctttacttttctctcttttccatTGGTGTCACCGTCTCTCCTTCAAATCCCGCCAATACCAAACCGGAGATTCTCCGCCTAATTCAGCTTTCGAAACCGGTCATTGCGTTTGCCACGTCAGACACTGCTGATAAAATCCCTTCGCTTAAATACGGTACCGTTCTTCTCGACTCGCCCGTGTTTGAATCTTACGTGACGACCCAAGTGGATGAACGGGATTTGGATTCTGAGCTGGACGCGGTACGTGTTTCGCAGTCAGATCCGGCGGCGATTTTATACTCTTCGGGGACGACGGGGATGATCAAAGGGGTGGTTTTGACTCAACGGAACTGGATAGCTTCGTTGGCGGGAGCTCATGCGGTTCGTACAGTGAGGGAGACTCCCGCTGTTGCGCTGTGTGCGGTTCCATTTTTCCATGTCTACGGGTTTCGGTATTGCGTGACGGCGTTGGCGTTGGGGCAGAGTTTGGTGAGCATGGAAAGGTTTGAATTTGGAATTTTCATGAGAACCATCGAAGAGTTGAGAGTTAGCCACGTGGCAGTGTCCCCACCCATCGTTCTTATGATGGCTGAAGACCGTCGTTCGATGGACTGTTACGAGTTAAGCAAGCTTGAAGGTTTGGCCTGTGGTGGAGCCCCTCTGACGTTGAgcgttattaaaaaatttaaaaaacgtTTACCTCAAGTTCAGCTAGCTCAG GGATATGGGCTGACTGAATCAACTGGCCGAATTTTTGGAACGATTGGTCCAGAAGAATGCCAGGTAATCGGAGCAACAGGAAAGCTTGCACCGAATTGCGAAGCTAAAATTGTTGACCCTGATACAGGCATTGCTCAGCCTCCTGGAAAACCTGGAGAGCTTTGGCTCAGGGGATCATTAATTATGAAGG GTTATATTGGTGATGAAGAAGCAACTGCTAATATTCTGGATTCGGAGGGTTGGTTAAGAACTGGGGATCTTTGTTACATAGACAGTGAGGGATTTCTGTTTTATGTGGACAGGATAAAAGAGATGATCAAATACAGAGGGTACCAG GTTGCCCCTGCTGAACTGGAGCATCTGCTTCTATCTCATCCGGATATAGCCGATGCAGCTGTGGTCCC GTACCCAGATGAGCTAGCAGGTCAGGTACCAGTGGCTTTTATGGTGAGAAAAGGCGGAAGAAACATTGATGAATCACAAATCATGGATTTCATAAACAAACAG GTTGCTCCATACAAGAGAATCCGACAGGTTAATTTCATTAATGCTCTTCCCAGGAATGCGACAG ATGTGCCTTCAGCATAA
- the LOC123213757 gene encoding 4-coumarate--CoA ligase-like 9 isoform X3: protein MASQQFFHSPSGFSSQTYIYHSPRPSVPLPPLTTPLSVTSYLFSLLNSHPPPPHAAALVDALTRRHILYSDFVLNIKTLAFFLKTKFNLSNNDTAFVLSRNSIHLPILYFSLFSIGVTVSPSNPANTKPEILRLIQLSKPVIAFATSDTADKIPSLKYGTVLLDSPVFESYVTTQVDERDLDSELDAVRVSQSDPAAILYSSGTTGMIKGVVLTQRNWIASLAGAHAVRTVRETPAVALCAVPFFHVYGFRYCVTALALGQSLVSMERFEFGIFMRTIEELRVSHVAVSPPIVLMMAEDRRSMDCYELSKLEGLACGGAPLTLSVIKKFKKRLPQVQLAQGYGLTESTGRIFGTIGPEECQVIGATGKLAPNCEAKIVDPDTGIAQPPGKPGELWLRGSLIMKGYIGDEEATANILDSEGWLRTGDLCYIDSEGFLFYVDRIKEMIKYRGYQVAPAELEHLLLSHPDIADAAVVP from the exons ATGGCCAGCCAACAGTTCTTCCATTCCCCAAGTGGCTTCTCCTCCCAAACATACATCTACCACAGCCCCCGCCCCTCCGTTCCTCTTCCTCCTCTAACAACTCCTCTCTCCGTCACTTCCTACCTCTTCTCCCTCCTTAATTCCCATCCTCCGCCGCCACACGCCGCCGCCCTCGTTGACGCCCTCACTCGCCGCCATATTCTCTACTCTGACTTCGTCCTTAACATCAAAACCCTTGCCTTCTTTCTCAAAACCAAGTTCAACCTCTCCAACAACGACACCGCTTTTGTTCTCTCCCGCAATTCGATCCACTTACCCATTctttacttttctctcttttccatTGGTGTCACCGTCTCTCCTTCAAATCCCGCCAATACCAAACCGGAGATTCTCCGCCTAATTCAGCTTTCGAAACCGGTCATTGCGTTTGCCACGTCAGACACTGCTGATAAAATCCCTTCGCTTAAATACGGTACCGTTCTTCTCGACTCGCCCGTGTTTGAATCTTACGTGACGACCCAAGTGGATGAACGGGATTTGGATTCTGAGCTGGACGCGGTACGTGTTTCGCAGTCAGATCCGGCGGCGATTTTATACTCTTCGGGGACGACGGGGATGATCAAAGGGGTGGTTTTGACTCAACGGAACTGGATAGCTTCGTTGGCGGGAGCTCATGCGGTTCGTACAGTGAGGGAGACTCCCGCTGTTGCGCTGTGTGCGGTTCCATTTTTCCATGTCTACGGGTTTCGGTATTGCGTGACGGCGTTGGCGTTGGGGCAGAGTTTGGTGAGCATGGAAAGGTTTGAATTTGGAATTTTCATGAGAACCATCGAAGAGTTGAGAGTTAGCCACGTGGCAGTGTCCCCACCCATCGTTCTTATGATGGCTGAAGACCGTCGTTCGATGGACTGTTACGAGTTAAGCAAGCTTGAAGGTTTGGCCTGTGGTGGAGCCCCTCTGACGTTGAgcgttattaaaaaatttaaaaaacgtTTACCTCAAGTTCAGCTAGCTCAG GGATATGGGCTGACTGAATCAACTGGCCGAATTTTTGGAACGATTGGTCCAGAAGAATGCCAGGTAATCGGAGCAACAGGAAAGCTTGCACCGAATTGCGAAGCTAAAATTGTTGACCCTGATACAGGCATTGCTCAGCCTCCTGGAAAACCTGGAGAGCTTTGGCTCAGGGGATCATTAATTATGAAGG GTTATATTGGTGATGAAGAAGCAACTGCTAATATTCTGGATTCGGAGGGTTGGTTAAGAACTGGGGATCTTTGTTACATAGACAGTGAGGGATTTCTGTTTTATGTGGACAGGATAAAAGAGATGATCAAATACAGAGGGTACCAG GTTGCCCCTGCTGAACTGGAGCATCTGCTTCTATCTCATCCGGATATAGCCGATGCAGCTGTGGTCCC ATGA